The Candidatus Eisenbacteria bacterium genome includes a window with the following:
- a CDS encoding SAM-dependent chlorinase/fluorinase, whose product MNRPLVTFTSDFGLDDWFVGVVRGVLHSGCPEAHVVDITHSIPPGDIERAVFVVNAAARDFPPGTVHLVVVDPGVGTARRGLVVRAHNQIFVGPDNGVLESALGASDPEVHSITNESLFRPSVSATFHGRDVFAPIAAALAGGAPLAEMGPRIVDPLRFPEPKPERRAGELVGRIMFVDRFGNLLTNLKPADIQNAYPDTAKGSFEIVAGGLAIRGLQRTYGDAPFGSLVAVLGSSGRLEIAQVGGSASHRLGLTVRDEVHVKLVG is encoded by the coding sequence ATGAACCGACCGCTGGTGACGTTCACGTCGGACTTCGGGCTCGACGACTGGTTCGTCGGCGTGGTGCGAGGAGTGCTGCACTCGGGCTGCCCCGAGGCGCACGTGGTCGACATCACGCACTCGATCCCGCCGGGCGACATCGAGCGGGCGGTGTTCGTCGTCAATGCCGCGGCGCGCGACTTTCCACCCGGCACCGTGCATCTGGTGGTGGTCGATCCCGGCGTCGGCACCGCGCGACGCGGGCTCGTGGTGCGTGCCCACAACCAGATCTTCGTCGGGCCCGACAATGGGGTGCTCGAGAGCGCTCTTGGCGCCTCCGACCCCGAAGTCCACTCGATCACGAATGAGTCGCTGTTCCGGCCGTCGGTCAGCGCCACGTTTCACGGGCGCGATGTCTTCGCGCCGATCGCCGCGGCACTCGCCGGCGGTGCGCCGCTGGCGGAGATGGGACCCAGGATCGTCGACCCGTTACGTTTCCCCGAGCCGAAGCCGGAGCGACGCGCCGGTGAATTGGTGGGCCGCATCATGTTCGTCGACAGGTTTGGAAACCTGCTCACGAACCTGAAGCCCGCCGACATCCAGAACGCCTACCCGGATACCGCGAAGGGCTCGTTCGAGATCGTGGCCGGCGGACTCGCGATCCGGGGCCTGCAGCGCACCTACGGCGACGCGCCGTTCGGCTCGCTCGTGGCAGTGTTGGGCTCGAGCGGGCGGCTCGAGATCGCGCAAGTCGGCGGCTCCGCCTCGCATCGACTCGGTCTCACCGTGCGCGACGAGGTGCACGTGAAGTTGGTGGGGTAG
- a CDS encoding aminotransferase class I/II-fold pyridoxal phosphate-dependent enzyme: protein MSTPIVHSSTFGFESLDAMNDEQQRGAASAYYQRVGHPTVHVVERRLADLEGAEAALLFPSGMAAISSAFLAYLKHGDHVVALDQCYGGTHDLLQWGSEHFGWQYTLVDGREPDRFEAAFRANTRLFHVESPTNPMLCVVDLDRGARLAHSKGALFTCDNTYASPIGQHPLAHGADLVMHSATKSIGGHSDLLAGFVAGARQAVERVWKVRKVFGPMPDPALAWQIERSLKTLALRLTAMNANAAQLAAQLSTLAGIRQVYYPGLAGHPGHAIAARQMPLGFGHVVSIDVIGGAAAAEAVVNHLRLIRHAPSLGGVDSLASLPAHTSHIQLGAEGRARAGIPEGVIRLSIGVEDAVDLWADLVQALAKVPAAVR from the coding sequence ATGAGCACCCCGATCGTTCACTCCTCGACGTTCGGCTTCGAGAGCCTCGACGCGATGAACGACGAGCAGCAGCGCGGTGCGGCCAGTGCTTACTACCAGCGCGTCGGGCACCCGACCGTTCATGTGGTCGAGCGGCGCCTCGCGGATCTGGAGGGCGCCGAGGCGGCGTTGCTGTTTCCGTCCGGCATGGCCGCGATCAGCTCCGCGTTCCTCGCGTACTTGAAGCACGGGGACCACGTGGTGGCGCTCGATCAGTGCTACGGCGGCACTCACGATCTGCTCCAGTGGGGGAGCGAACACTTCGGGTGGCAGTACACGCTCGTCGACGGGCGCGAGCCGGATCGCTTCGAGGCGGCGTTCCGAGCGAACACCCGGCTGTTCCATGTCGAGTCGCCGACCAACCCCATGCTGTGCGTGGTCGATCTCGATCGCGGTGCCAGGCTCGCACACTCGAAAGGTGCGCTGTTCACCTGCGACAACACTTACGCTTCGCCGATCGGCCAGCACCCGCTGGCACACGGCGCGGATCTGGTCATGCACAGCGCCACCAAGTCGATCGGTGGCCACAGCGATCTGCTGGCAGGCTTCGTCGCCGGCGCGCGTCAGGCGGTCGAGCGGGTCTGGAAGGTTCGCAAGGTGTTCGGCCCGATGCCCGACCCGGCACTCGCGTGGCAGATCGAGCGCAGCTTGAAGACGCTGGCGCTGCGGCTCACCGCCATGAACGCGAATGCGGCGCAACTCGCAGCGCAGCTCTCGACACTCGCAGGGATCCGCCAGGTCTATTACCCGGGCCTGGCCGGTCACCCGGGTCACGCGATCGCGGCCCGACAAATGCCGCTCGGGTTCGGCCACGTGGTGTCGATCGACGTCATCGGAGGTGCGGCGGCGGCCGAAGCGGTCGTCAATCACCTGCGGCTCATCCGCCACGCGCCGAGCCTCGGGGGCGTCGATTCGCTCGCCAGTCTGCCCGCGCACACCTCTCACATTCAGCTCGGGGCCGAGGGCCGCGCCCGGGCCGGAATTCCTGAAGGCGTCATCCGTCTGTCGATCGGGGTCGAGGACGCCGTGGATCTGTGGGCCGATCTGGTTCAGGCCCTTGCAAAGG
- a CDS encoding glycosyltransferase family 9 protein, whose amino-acid sequence MTNDSGVDPRAVRRVLMVRPRFLGDVCLTLPTLDAIRAACPQARVAYVVERESAALLDGDPRVDERIVVPRSPSLGATLSLVSQLRRFAPQVAFDFFCNPRTALWVRLSGARVRVGYPGKNWRSALYTHHVRPRTLSAVGFHLASVAQLGWPVPDETDARGRTPRLHVSEGARAQARAALRVLNIPDAARLIGFHPGARWPTRRWDPASFVALGRSALDAHADAVALVSAGPGEGESARAIVEALPHGRAFAIEGWPLARFVAMQSLCAAFVCGDTGPVHTAVAAGAPTLGLISRNRPAMFFPYPESLGHHAYYARVECSPCDRDLCDDLRCLKRLTPDGAWTILSAMLRRSEGETR is encoded by the coding sequence ATGACCAACGACTCAGGGGTTGATCCGCGCGCGGTCCGCCGCGTCTTGATGGTGCGTCCCCGCTTCCTGGGCGACGTGTGCCTGACGCTCCCGACGCTCGACGCGATTCGCGCCGCGTGTCCCCAGGCGCGCGTGGCATACGTGGTCGAGCGCGAGAGCGCCGCGCTGCTCGATGGCGACCCGCGTGTCGACGAACGGATCGTGGTGCCGCGCAGTCCCTCGCTCGGCGCGACGCTCTCGCTGGTCTCTCAACTGAGACGCTTCGCCCCTCAGGTCGCGTTCGATTTCTTCTGCAATCCGCGCACCGCGCTGTGGGTGCGGCTCTCGGGGGCTCGGGTGCGAGTAGGTTACCCGGGCAAGAACTGGCGCTCGGCGCTCTACACGCATCACGTGAGGCCCCGCACGCTGTCGGCGGTCGGCTTCCACCTCGCCTCGGTGGCACAGCTCGGCTGGCCGGTGCCGGATGAAACCGATGCGCGCGGGCGCACACCGCGGCTGCATGTGAGCGAGGGCGCGCGCGCCCAGGCGCGTGCGGCGCTGCGGGTGCTGAACATTCCCGATGCCGCGCGCCTGATCGGCTTCCATCCCGGCGCGCGCTGGCCGACGCGGCGCTGGGACCCCGCGAGCTTCGTGGCGCTCGGACGCAGCGCGCTCGACGCACACGCGGATGCCGTGGCGCTCGTGAGCGCGGGCCCCGGCGAGGGCGAATCGGCGCGCGCGATCGTGGAGGCACTCCCGCACGGGCGCGCGTTCGCGATCGAGGGCTGGCCGCTCGCTCGATTCGTGGCGATGCAAAGCCTGTGCGCCGCATTCGTGTGCGGCGACACGGGGCCGGTTCACACCGCAGTCGCCGCGGGTGCCCCGACGCTCGGACTCATCTCGCGCAATCGTCCCGCGATGTTCTTTCCGTATCCCGAGTCGCTCGGGCACCATGCCTACTACGCGCGCGTCGAGTGCAGCCCGTGCGATCGCGATCTGTGCGACGATCTGCGCTGCCTCAAGCGCCTCACGCCCGACGGGGCGTGGACCATCCTGTCCGCCATGCTGCGTCGCAGCGAAGGAGAAACACGATGA